The proteins below are encoded in one region of Neofelis nebulosa isolate mNeoNeb1 chromosome 17, mNeoNeb1.pri, whole genome shotgun sequence:
- the C5AR1 gene encoding C5a anaphylatoxin chemotactic receptor 1 isoform X1 — MDSLNYSTPEYPDYGWTVDPYMPVDKSSRTPTLSAPNVIALVIFAAVFLVGVPGNSLVVWVTGFEVRRNINAIWFLNLAVADLLSCLALPILFTSIVQHSHWPYGDVACRVLPSLILLNMYASILLLATISADRFLLVFNPIWCQNYRGPHLAWAACGVAWGLALLLTIPSFMYRVVHVEAFPFKMQCGVDYGRDGFVTERVVAILRLVVGFLWPLVTLGICYTFLLIRTWSRSATRSAKTVKVVAAVVTSFFVFWLPYQVTGIMLALFDPRTRTFKNVSALDALCIAFAYVNCCINPVIYVAAARGFHARFLKSLPARLRNVLTEESVSRDSKSYTLSTADTPAQKSQAV; from the exons ATG GACTCCCTGAATTACAGCACCCCTGAGTATCCTGATTATGGCTGGACCGTGGACCCGTACATGCCAGTGGACAAGTCTTCTAGAACCCCCACCCTGTCTGCTCCGAATGTGATTGCCCTGGTAATCTTCGCGGCGGTCTTCCTGGTGGGCGTCCCGGGCAACAGCCTGGTGGTGTGGGTGACGGGCTTCGAGGTCCGGCGAAACATCAACGCCATCTGGTTTCTCAACCTGGCGGTGGCCGACCTCCTCTCCTGCCTGGCGCTGCCCATCTTGTTCACATCCATCGTCCAGCACAGCCACTGGCCCTATGGCGACGTGGCCTGCCGCGTCCTGCCCTCCCTCATCCTGCTCAACATGTACGCCAGCATCTTGCTCCTGGCCACCATCAGCGCCGACCGCTTCCTGCTGGTGTTTAACCCCATCTGGTGCCAGAACTACCGAGGGCCCCACTTGGCCTGGGCGGCCTGCGGCGTGGCCTGGGGCTTGGCCCTGTTGCTGACCATCCCGTCCTTCATGTATCGCGTGGTGCACGTGGAGGCCTTTCCGTTCAAGATGCAGTGCGGCGTGGACTACGGGAGAGACGGTTTCGTCACCGAGAGGGTCGTGGCCATCCTGCGGCTGGTGGTGGGCTTCCTGTGGCCGCTGGTCACGCTCGGAATCTGTTACACGTTCCTCCTGATTCGGACGTGGAGCCGCAGCGCCACGCGCTCCGCCAAGACGGTCAAGGTGGTGGCGGCGGTGGTGACCAGCTTCTTTGTGTTCTGGCTGCCCTACCAGGTGACGGGGATAATGCTGGCCCTGTTCGACCCGCGCACGAGAACCTTCAAGAACGTGTCGGCTTTGGACGCCCTGTGCATCGCCTTCGCTTACGTCAACTGCTGCATAAATCCCGTCATCTACGTGGCGGCGGCTCGGGGCTTCCACGCCCGCTTCCTCAAGTCCCTCCCGGCCAGGCTCCGGAACGTGTTGACCGAGGAGTCCGTGTCCCGGGACAGCAAGTCCTACACCCTCTCCACGGCGGACACCCCAGCCCAGAAGAGCCAGGCGGTGTGA
- the C5AR1 gene encoding C5a anaphylatoxin chemotactic receptor 1 isoform X2, with protein MPVDKSSRTPTLSAPNVIALVIFAAVFLVGVPGNSLVVWVTGFEVRRNINAIWFLNLAVADLLSCLALPILFTSIVQHSHWPYGDVACRVLPSLILLNMYASILLLATISADRFLLVFNPIWCQNYRGPHLAWAACGVAWGLALLLTIPSFMYRVVHVEAFPFKMQCGVDYGRDGFVTERVVAILRLVVGFLWPLVTLGICYTFLLIRTWSRSATRSAKTVKVVAAVVTSFFVFWLPYQVTGIMLALFDPRTRTFKNVSALDALCIAFAYVNCCINPVIYVAAARGFHARFLKSLPARLRNVLTEESVSRDSKSYTLSTADTPAQKSQAV; from the coding sequence ATGCCAGTGGACAAGTCTTCTAGAACCCCCACCCTGTCTGCTCCGAATGTGATTGCCCTGGTAATCTTCGCGGCGGTCTTCCTGGTGGGCGTCCCGGGCAACAGCCTGGTGGTGTGGGTGACGGGCTTCGAGGTCCGGCGAAACATCAACGCCATCTGGTTTCTCAACCTGGCGGTGGCCGACCTCCTCTCCTGCCTGGCGCTGCCCATCTTGTTCACATCCATCGTCCAGCACAGCCACTGGCCCTATGGCGACGTGGCCTGCCGCGTCCTGCCCTCCCTCATCCTGCTCAACATGTACGCCAGCATCTTGCTCCTGGCCACCATCAGCGCCGACCGCTTCCTGCTGGTGTTTAACCCCATCTGGTGCCAGAACTACCGAGGGCCCCACTTGGCCTGGGCGGCCTGCGGCGTGGCCTGGGGCTTGGCCCTGTTGCTGACCATCCCGTCCTTCATGTATCGCGTGGTGCACGTGGAGGCCTTTCCGTTCAAGATGCAGTGCGGCGTGGACTACGGGAGAGACGGTTTCGTCACCGAGAGGGTCGTGGCCATCCTGCGGCTGGTGGTGGGCTTCCTGTGGCCGCTGGTCACGCTCGGAATCTGTTACACGTTCCTCCTGATTCGGACGTGGAGCCGCAGCGCCACGCGCTCCGCCAAGACGGTCAAGGTGGTGGCGGCGGTGGTGACCAGCTTCTTTGTGTTCTGGCTGCCCTACCAGGTGACGGGGATAATGCTGGCCCTGTTCGACCCGCGCACGAGAACCTTCAAGAACGTGTCGGCTTTGGACGCCCTGTGCATCGCCTTCGCTTACGTCAACTGCTGCATAAATCCCGTCATCTACGTGGCGGCGGCTCGGGGCTTCCACGCCCGCTTCCTCAAGTCCCTCCCGGCCAGGCTCCGGAACGTGTTGACCGAGGAGTCCGTGTCCCGGGACAGCAAGTCCTACACCCTCTCCACGGCGGACACCCCAGCCCAGAAGAGCCAGGCGGTGTGA
- the INAFM1 gene encoding putative transmembrane protein INAFM1, protein MRGTSCVGGGGESPGGAGLSEGPRGRWLRLAPVCAYFLCVSLAAVLLAVYYGLIWVPTRPPAGPAGPPPSAPSPPCAARPGAPPAPAPAAASISCLLGAPGGPRPQLELPRSRRRRHSDHSRRPNHRQTPRERPEAAGGRGPG, encoded by the coding sequence ATGCGGGGCACGAGCTGCGTGGGCGGCGGCGGCGAGAGCCCGGGTGGCGCCGGGCTGAGCGAGGGCCCGCGGGGCCGCTGGCTGCGCCTGGCCCCCGTCTGCGCCTACTTCCTCTGCGTCTCGTTGGCCGCCGTGCTGCTCGCCGTCTACTACGGTCTCATCTGGGTTCCCACGCGGCCCCCCGCGGGCCCCGCCGGCCCGCCGCCCAGCGCGCCGTCTCCTCCGTGCGCCGCCCGCCCGGGCGCGCCGCCTGCCCCGGCGCCTGCCGCTGCCTCGATCTCCTGCCTCCTGGGAGCCCCCGGCGGGCCGCGACCCCAGCTCGAGCTGccgcgcagccgccgccgccgccacagcGACCACAGCCGCCGCCCGAACCACCGCCAGACACCCAGAGAGAGGCCGGAGGCCGCGGGGGGGCGAGGACCCGGGTAG